ggtataaaattcgtaaaattccaagacacggatttttagatatgttatatccaagttgcgttgccaattatgcccctgatgcataacccctcatgcggatgcataatccatcatgcagacattttaataatttcatataattatgggtgtcacggaactaAAAGTTAATTGTgtgcctgacaatgagaatattattttttttgagccTGTGCCTAATTTTCCCATCTTTAACAGTATTCCGACATTCGGAAGGCCCGAATTCTTTCGCAATTGAATAACATCATCGAGAATCTTCTCAGTGACAGAAGTATCCGCAAGTCTATCCACTGCTTTGCCAAAAATACAGAATTTTTCCAGAACGTTAGCCTTCCTCGACAAAATTTCAAGAAGCTTGATTTCTATACCGCTTCCTTTAAAGTTAAAAATCTTGACGATCTTGAGCTTGTTTAGCGTGAACATCACAGACAACAACTCTAATTCCCCCTTCAGCAGCTAAACAATGCAACATAAATTCGAGGATGAATACGCGACACCTTTTAGaagatatttatttattgcagtGTGCAAATTCAAATTACTGACATCAAGTATGGATTAGATATTATAGATATTAATTTGTATAATCAACAAAATAAGAAGGATTTCAGAACTGATCCACGGATACCAACCTCATCCTGACTTGAAGCTGAATCCCAAGGGCGATATCTAGTAACATCCAAGGTAGGTGATTCAATATTTGGCGACATCGAGAGAAAGGAGGCTATTATAAAAACGGAACTGCTCCATGAAAAATCAACACGCAGCAACTTCAAATGCCGTAGATTACCAAACTGCTCAGATACTTGATTTTCAATGAATTGAGGAATTCCCGGGAAATCCTTTGGCgcataaaacaatcaatattaAAGCAATCATTGATTAGATATTGTCAGTCACTACATGTTCATCGTAATCTATCTCCAGAGTCCAGAAATGATTCTCCGGCGTGTGCAAAATAACTAGCACCTATATATCGAGACAGTGTACTTTTAAATATCGGCGGATCGAATAAAGAAAGAATTTTCTTAAAAAATGGAATACGTACCTGAAGTAGTGGAACCGGTATTGTTAAACATTGCACGTTATGGAGCACTTCCAGGGACGTTTTCTGAGCTGTAGGATCGGATGAAATATCATAACCTCTGTGCTCTTTTGAAACAATTGTCGCATTGACTAGGGAAGAAACATCTTCCAGATAGACATTGTTTGTAGCTGATTCAAAGATTAGTGATACAAGTTTTGGAGCATATAAACTCAATGAGACTCTTCCACTGTATTTACGAATTTTCAAGTGCTTCAGCGTAGGAGAAGCAATTCTAATACCATGATCATCACCATTATCATCATCACGTAACATTAAATCCAGATATTCAATAGCAGGACAACTTGATACTaacttatttatttgttcttcatctGTAGATGGAATATAATCAAGTTTAAGATATTCAAGACGAGGTAAATACAATGACTCTGACTCTGACCTTGGCCTGGGTAGTTCTATCCTAGTATGAGGAATCACCAGTGCCAACTTTTTCAATGAATCAGACGAAAACGTACCTTTTGGAATTCGAGTTTCCTCACGGGTATAAGAAATACAGATATCTTCAACGTTAGCTTCTAATGCAGCACGTATCCATCTATGGATCGGACGCTTATATTGCATAGGGAGGTTAACATGTAACCGTTGAATATAGTTATTACGGGATCTCAGTGCCTTTCCGACTAATTTTTTGTTCTGGAACATTGGCAAAGAATAATCCAGCTTTATTGTTGGGGGAGAAGTACCCATATATCTCCATCTTTTTGACAAAACACAAGTTTGCACAGCAAACATCATATATCCATGAAAGAAAGTATGTGATGAAAGAAAGTTGTTTGTTCTTTACCAGATGGTTTCAAGGTAAAAACTTGCTATAATAGGCTTGTTCAACAACTTCCTGCAGACCCATTGTTGCTTCCAGTGAACTGCGTTTGGGTTCACTTTGTCCCTCCAAAAGTGCCGATGCTTATGTGGTCAGCCACTCAAAATGCAATAGCCACAACTGATAATCTGCATACAAGGGGATGCACAATCCAAAATCCCTCATGTTCTTTTTGTAACCTGCAGCAGGAATCCGGGCAGCACCTCCTTCTGCATTGTGAGTTTACTCATATATGGAATTATTTCATTTGGGGTTACAATGTCAGATGGGCTCAGGCAGGTACTCTTATTGGTCTTTCGGAGGCGTGGAAATTCATAAGGGGTAGACACAGAGGCAGGAAGATTTGGCCCCTTATCCCGTTTGCTATAGTATGGGATATTAGGACTGAGAGGAACAAGAGGGTCATGGCACATatgttggaaattttgggttaaataagaggatgaaaacagaaacagaaaatggtgtaccCCTGACTTCAAGGTTCTTTCGATTCTgttagacaataattcgaccgttcccaataaatttggcgagtacaaacggtctctcgaattatgccttcaggattcaatgaagccctaacaccgtactcgaattcaaggattgtacttccttgatcCGACCAAGAATCACACTatataaggttctgatgatgctttttagagaagaagaaaacagattgtttttgatgtattggaatgggagaacatcttcgctacttatagtgatattcatgcctgttggtagtgtcgtttcatcaccaacagacgcttccaaaagccattaatggtggcttatgAGAAGAGATGCgtctgttcaattttgaatggaaacttctaggttttacaAAGCGTCCAAGACGCTTCCAAAAGCCAACCGGGTCGATCACCGTataactctgcgtagcggcaaaccttgaaaatatccaacaacatAAGCGTCCAAGAGATCCGGTTCGGTACGAGTCCGGTTTTTCCGGTTCCGGGCCGGTACAGGTAAAATGGACCGGGTCTTGTACAACTCTAACTACAACAGAAATCATTAATGAGATCAAACTGCTGATTTTTATTTGGGGTTCAAATCAGAAATTGTTTGGACATTACAATTTCAGAGATCTAATAACGCACTGGAAGGTTATAATTAATAGAATGTAATCGATCAAAATGGGGGCAATTTTCCGTATtacatttttcttcaataaatttaacttttttcctcaaaaaaaaaaaagagtatgcGATGAATTAATTCATCTGCTAACTTACGAATCCTGTCTTCTTCATCACCCGATGATTCACCGCACTTACTAAGCTCGTATTCTTCAATCGAAGATCCCTCACACTTACTGATGTCGTGTTCTTCAATCGATGATTCCTCGTACTTTCTGATCTcgtcttcttcaatcgatgatcCCCCGCTTTTTCTCTTCATCGTAGCAAAAGAATGGCACGTACTCGCTCTGTGAAGAGATACAGTAGAggaactagggtttttatggtaTAACTTATATATAGAATATACTCAAACAGAAAACGACGGTAGGGCTATAAGAAACATGCTTTGTCGCCGCCGACAGAACAAAAGCTCTGAAATAGGTTTTATGGTTTGATTACGCGGAACATAAACAATCCttctaacagggggttagtcctcgagtgacttctggggagttgagtgtattttaaatctcaagaattttgagagagtttgagagagtgtagggagtttgagagagtttggtgtttttgagttcagggagtttgtgggagtgtagggagtttgacagagtttattagagggagtttgggggagtttgagagagttcactcctaactcattctcttttaagaaacaataaaccctcatttgcaaataacattgatctttaatcaaaagaaaaaaaataaatgaaaatgatcgtatctctgtatcaatagtatgttattttgtgcaacgagataattttttccccttcaatttaacggtctccatacaattctaactccctttatttatttctgaaattagggttcttatttggggtggttaagggagtagtggttggttataggtggtgatggtagtggtgagaaaatagttttgacggtggttgcagaagtggtaatgtaattcaactcagggaagcgctaattgtgaagacttctacattttttttgctggtgcatcttacggaatatgtagatctaaacaaatctatatatccacacgttttcatggactctagatcactatcctaatattttcatagAAATGTTTCACCGTATCATAATGGACATCATCTGATAATCATTTCATCATGTtgggaacaacatttttgttgctgagatttgagaaatccgtatgatttgaaaagaaagattttgaaccaaatttggttgtgagaccaaaatacactaaaatctctactcttttgagagatttgttgtgagaccaaaatacactaaaaactccttcaaactccccaaagaaaccaactccctaatattgtagggttttatgactaacagggagttcaagagctttttttaaactccccagcgactaacaggtgttttctagggagtttaggagactcctctaaactcccccacgactaacggggatttggagaaactccctcaaactccctcaggactaacaggagaaaacccaaatacattaaaatctctcgaactctcgcACGACTAACCCCATGTTAGTGTTTCCAAGGCCTTTTATTAATTATTCGGCACGGGCTAGTTCAGTAATTTATTTACGTCTTTTAAGGGATCTCGTGCGTATGACCTATTTTATTCTTGCACGAAGTTTTCTTGTACAAGTATATATCTATCTCATTCATACTTGTTCATATTTGTCTTTTAACATGCAAAATCCTTCTAAAGCTATTCGCTCAGAATTCTCTGATATCATGGGGATGATTATAATGAGTTATACTTATAGGAAGCTTCAATTTTTTTCTGTATACTTATACTTGTTTTATAGGAAGCTTCAATTGTTTTTCCTGTATACTTATACTTGTTTTCTAcgtagaaaaatatattgaaatggATGTGGAACAAAAATATTGGGAAGAGTATCAAAGAACCCGCAAAACTGGTTTCCAACGTGAATATTGCTTCAATATTATGAAGGTGTTTAACAATTTTAATCCATACTTGTTGGAAGGTAATCAAATACCACCAAAATCACCATATGGTCTAATCTCGCAGGATTTTTAGAAGGGTGGTCCCGCTTCCTCACTGAAAGGGAATGGATATCCATATGTTGGGTCTCTCCAGGtagtcaggaacaacacaacatcagTCTGGAGGTTAACAACATCGTCAAGAGAAGAGGAGGAGGTCAAAAATATGGAAAAGCAGCAAGAGACGCAACCCAAAGAGCAGCAAAAGGAGGTTCAAACAAGTTCAACTATTATGAGCGCAAGGAATTCGAGCTCAGTGACAATGGCATTGCGATAAGGTAATTTCGAAAAAGTCTTCTTTCGCTAGAACAACACTACATGGATTTTAAGATGAACAAGCTACTCTCCTTGAACACTTCGACAATGAATCTACGAGTACTTGCTATATGGACTAGGGAAATGGATAAGGAGGAAGAACAAGTCCCTGAACAACCTGGCATGTATGAGAATGAGGAAGACGATGTCGATGCCAATGATGCCTCGGAAGAAGACAAGGATGAATATCACCTTGATAAGTTATGTAgctaattttaatttttattggTTAAGTTTAATTTAAATGTAATGGTTTAGTTAAAATTACTCTTAATGGAATTTTCTTAACTTATCAATTAATTTAAATAGTCTCACTGCGTTAcatttaattaaaataaacaacattaAATTGAAAAACAACATCTATATCTGCCTCGGTTTCGGCCATCCTGGTTTTGACGTCCCCGCGCATCGTCTCTTGATATAGCACAGCGGAAACGATTTAGAATAAACCGACACGCGGAGAATCCACTCCGGTAAAGAGGACCCAAAAATGATAAacaactccaatccaggagcaaagCGATGATAAACGATCAATGATGATCGATCTCTCAAAGAGAGTTAAACATGTTTTAAACCAAATGTATTTTCATTAAACGAGCTAATCCAAGCTAAAATACAATGATAATAGAAAAGGCTATTTATAGCCTGCAAACATAAACCCTACATTCTAGAACGTTCATAAATTAGCCTAGAGAATATATTGTTCTCACAAaaacaagataattcaaagaaagaaaactaATTATCATAATAATTAAAGTACTAAAATTAAGAGATATCCAAGATATTAACATTATCTTGAAATATATGCTAACTCCAAATATACGTCCCCTATCAGGCTCCCCTACTACGATGAAACTCGTCTCGAATTTATACTGGAAATGACAAGTCCACGAAAAAACTTTGACACTCCCACTTGTGGTACAACTTGATTTGGAATTATGCATTGGAATCACTAACCTTTCGCAAGACAGAACTTGCTTCAAAATCTTTTTCATATGCTTGCACCGTGTTAAAATTTGGCCTTGCTTTAGCCTACTGCTATTAATGAAAAACTTCCATGAACAATTCCATGCGAAGTCATG
This portion of the Papaver somniferum cultivar HN1 chromosome 11, ASM357369v1, whole genome shotgun sequence genome encodes:
- the LOC113325239 gene encoding FBD-associated F-box protein At1g66320-like, encoding MGTSPPTIKLDYSLPMFQNKKLVGKALRSRNNYIQRLHVNLPMQYKRPIHRWIRAALEANVEDICISYTREETRIPKGTFSSDSLKKLALVIPHTRIELPRPRSESESLYLPRLEYLKLDYIPSTDEEQINKLVSSCPAIEYLDLMLRDDDNGDDHGIRIASPTLKHLKIRKYSGRVSLSLYAPKLVSLIFESATNNVYLEDVSSLVNATIVSKEHRGYDISSDPTAQKTSLEVLHNVQCLTIPVPLLQDFPGIPQFIENQVSEQFGNLRHLKLLRVDFSWSSSVFIIASFLSMSPNIESPTLDVTRYRPWDSASSQDELLKGELELLSVMFTLNKLKIVKIFNFKGSGIEIKLLEILSRKANVLEKFCIFGKAVDRLADTSVTEKILDDVIQLRKNSGLPNVGILLKMGKLGTGSKKIIFSLSGTQLTFSSVTPIII